The genomic window TTCACCGCCATGGTGAGAAACCACAGCATGTGGCAGCTCGAGAGCGAAGCGACGAAGGCTTCTTCGGGATCGACCGCCGCCGCATCCGAAAACGGCAACGGCACCACGTGCGGCGACGAGGAACCCGGCACTTCCGCGCCGCCGTCGAAGCGCATTGAATGCCTTCTGCTGTAGTTGTTGCCGAGAAAGTCCTGGTCGCCTCGCTGCCAGAGGATCTCTGCGGTGTACTGGGCCATGCCGTGCGCTCCAACGTCGATGGGAGCGCCATTCTGCGTCAGAAATCCCGGGTCAGAAAACGCCCAGCAGCTTGACCAGCAACGGCACCAGCAGCGCCGTGGCAATGCCGTTCAGCCCCAGTGCCAGGGCCGAAAAGGCACCTGCCGTTTCATTCACCTGGATGGCGCGCGCGGTGCCGATGCCGTGCGCCGCCATGCCTACTGCAAAGCCGCGCACAGCGGGCTCCTTGATGCGCAGCAGGTTCAGCAGGCCGGTTGCCATGATGGCGCCCGAGATGCCCGCGACGGCAGCGGCCACCGCGGCGAGCGAGGGCAGCCCGCCGATCTTTTCGGCCACGCCCATTGCAATCGGCATGGTGGCCGACTTGGGCGCGAGGGACATCATCAGCTCATGCGAGCCGCCCAGCACCCAGGCAATGCCGATGGCCGAGACAATGGCCGCCACCGAGCCAACCAGCAGCGCCACACCGATCGGCAGCCACAGCCGACGCAGCCGTGCGAGCTGGCCGTAGAGCGGCACGGCGAGCGCCACAGTGGCTGGCCCGATGAGAAAGTGCACGAACTTGGCACCCTCGAAATACGTGTCGTAGGGCGTGCGCGTGACGAGCAGCACCGTGACGATGACGACGACCGACACCAGCACCGGATTGACCAGCGGCCTGCTGCCGCTGCGCTTGTGCAGCCACAGCGCGCCCAGGTAGGCCAGCAGCGTGAGAGACAGCCAGAGCAGCGGCGACTGCGCAAGAAAGACCCAGATCTCGGACAGCTTTGCCGGCGCAGTCATTCAGCCTCCTTGCCCGTGATGCGGATCATCCAGCGCAGCGTGAGCGCGGTCACCGTCATGGTGAAGGCCGCACCCACAATGCCGGCGGCAAGAAATGGCAGCCACTCGCGCCCCACCCGCTCGAAATGCAGCATGACACCGGTCACAGCGGGAATGAACAGCAGCATGAGGTTGCGCAGCAGATGGCCGGAGGTCTCGCTCAATGCCTCGGGCACGGCGCCGCGCACGAGCAGCGCAACGAACAACAGCAGCATGCCGATCAGCGGACCGGGGATCGGCAGGGAGAGCCACTGCACGAGCAGTTCGCCGGCCAATTGGCAAAGAAAGAGCGTGGTGATGGCGTAGAGCATGGTGGCGGTGGATTCTTGCTTGCTTCTGCTCAATGTTCGGCTGCTTCTGCCGCTCGTGTCCAGGCCTCTTTGAGTGCCTGTTGGCTTTGCGGCGGCAACACGCCCAGCCGCACGTGGCCGGGCAGGCCGAAGGATGCGCAGTCGCGCAGTTTGACGCCTTCAGCGCGCAATGCCGAGGCCAGCTTCGGATACGGCACATCGGTGCGCGCGCAGAAAAAGTTGGCGTCGCTCGGCAGGCACTCCCATCCCAGCGATTCGCAGAGGGTGCGCTGCCGCGCCTTCCATGCCCGCAAGGTGTTCAGGCTTTGCGCGAGCCACGCCTGGGCTTCGTCGCCGACCCAGGTTTCGAGCAGCGCCACGCCGTGCACGCCGATGGGCCATGAAGGTGACAGTTGCTCGATGCGTTGATTCAGGGCCGCGGCCTGGTCTTTTTCGGGTGCGATGGCGTAGGCAGCGCGAACGCCGGTCAAGCCCATCGCCTTGTTCGGCGTCCACAGCTGCCAGACGCGATCGCGCTGTGCCGCGTCGAACGACGCCCGGCCTTCGAGACGCAGCGGTTCGTAGGCCATGTCGAGCACGCAAGCGTCGACTGTGTCCATGTGCGGCACGAGATCGGCCTGACCCAGCGGGCTCGAGGGCTCGCAACACCAGCGCAGTGCCGGCTTTCCCCGCGGCTCGGCGGTGCGCAACACCTGCAAGCCCCACGCCGATGCCGCACGCTCGTAGTCGCCGTAGCTGTGCAGCGGCAGGCAGGCCTCCAGTCCGCCGCCCTGCGCCCATGCGGCGCTGATGCGATGGATGAATTCGCTCGCGCTTGCCGCAATCACCACGCGTTCGGCGGCCACACCGTGAAAGACTGCCAATGTGCGGCGCAGGGACGTGTAGGCCGGGTCTGGATAGTGCGCTGCATCGGCTGCGCGCAACGCTGCCAGAACGGCAGGGCACGGGCCCGCGGCGTTGCCGTTGGTCGAGAAATCGTGCCGCGCCGCACCGGCCTCATCGGGGCCGCCGTGCAGCGCATGGGTCGGTGTCGTTCGGTCCAGTGTCATGCCGACCTCGCAATGGCGAAGATCGCCAATGATGCACACGCCGCCAGCGCCAGCGCGGCCCTGCCGCCCAGCTGCGCCGCGCGCTGCGTGTCGGCCGCTTCGGCGCGCCGCCCTTCCGCATTCAACGCGTACACGCCGGGCTTGGCCAGCCGCACACCAAGCAGCAATGCCATCGCCGCCAACGGCCAGCCGCTGTTGGGCGAAGGCGTGCGGCGCGCCTCCAGCGCCAGCCCGCGCGGCCACCGCCGCGCGGCGAGCGCAAGCAGCAGCACGGTGAGCCGGGCCGGCAGCCACGAAAGCACGTCGTCCGCGCGCGCGGCCCATTTGCCGAACCATGTCCAGTCGCGGCCACCGCGCTCGCCGCGGTAGCCCCACATCGCATCCGCCGTGTTCGCGAAGCGATAGACCGCGGCGCCCGGCAAGCCCAGCAGCACAAACCAGAACAGCGGCGCTACCAGTGAATCGTTGAGGTTCTCGGCCAGCGACTCGATGGCGCTTTCGCGCACTTCGCTTTCGCTGAGGATGGAGACGTCCCGGCTTACCAGCCGGGCGAGCTGCGCACGCCCCGCCTCCAGTGAGACCGCGAGCGCCGCCTCCACGGCAAGCACTTCATTGCGCAGCATGCGCCATGCGAAGAGCGGCTTCAATGCAAATGCAAGCACTACGGCGGTCGCCCAGCCGGGCAGCCATAGCAGTGCGGTTGCCTGCACCGTCAGAGCCATGGCGCCAACCACCAATGCACCAACGCACCAGACCAGCGCGCCCTTCAGGAACAGCGGCAGATCGCGCGGCCTTGCATCGGCCGCGAGCGGCGCGAGGCGGGAGCCGAACCAGCCAAGGTAGTGCCCCACCCACACCACGGGGTGCCAGCGCGCCGCCGGCTCGCCCAGCCAACGGTCGATGGCCAGCGCAAGCCACAAGACGGCCGCGGCAGCCAATGGCTCAATCCTCGATGCCGCGCTGTGCGGGAATCCCGGCCTTGAAGGCGTGCTTGACCATGGTCATGTCGGTCACGGTGTCGGCCAGCTCGACGATCTCGGGCGGGCAGCGACGGCCGGTGAGCACCACGTGCACATGCTTCGGCCGCTCGCGCAGCGTTTGGAGCACGCCTTCGAGCGGCAGCCAGCCGTAGATCAGCGGATAGGTGATCTCGTCGAGCACCACCAGAAAGAACTCGCCCGAAAGAATGGCCGCCCTGGCCTTTTCCCAGCCGTCGCGCGCCAGCTGGCCCGAACGCTCCAGGTCCTGGCTCTTCCAGCTGAAGCCGTCGCCCAGGCCTTCGATGGGAATGCCGATCTGCTCGAACATGCGGTGCTCGCCGAAACGTGCCGAGGGCACTTTCATGAACTGGTAGATCTTCACTGCCTTGCCGCGCCCGTGGGCGCGCAGCGCCAGGCCGAAGGCAGCGGTGCTCTTGCCCTTGCCGTCACCGGTGTTGACGATGACGATGCCGCGGCGCTCGCCCTCGGGTTTGTCGTAGGGCTTGTCGCTGGGGGGAGTTTCGATCTGCATGGTGTGGTGTTCTGAAGTCGTTCAATTCGGCAATGCAATCCACTGGTCCGCCACGCGATGCACACGAATGCGATGGTCGAACACCTGCTCGAGCGCTGCATGGGTGGCAGGGTCGCTGCTGCCGCCGTGGTGCACCACGCGGCCATGATTCATCACGACCAGCTCGTCGGCCGCAAGTGCCATCGGCAGTTCGTGCAACACGCTGACCACGGTGCGGCCTTCAGCCACCAGTGCACGCGCGGTCTGCATCCAGTCGGCCTGGTGGGGCGGGTCGAGATTGGCGAGGGGCTCGTCCATGAGCAGCAGCTCGGCCTCGACCGCGAGCGCGCGCGCCATCAGCACGCGCTGCCGTTCGCCGCCGGAGAGCTGGCCCAGCGGCCGTTCGCGCCACTCCCAGGCCTGCGTGCTGCGCAATGCTCTTTCCACGGCTTCGCGGTCTTCCGCGCTCGGTGCTGCAAGCCAGCGCTGGTGCGGCAAGCGGCCGAGCATCGCAATGTCGTAGACCATCAAGTCGTCGGCGCTGCCCTCGCCCGCCGCGCCGCTCTGGCCCAGCCATGAAAGGCGTTGAGCGCGAGTGCGGCCCGGCACCCTGGCCGCCGGCTCGCCGAAAAGGAAAACCTCGCCACGGTGCGGAAGCAGGCCCGCAAGCGCCTTGAGCAAGGTCGACTTGCCCGCGCCGTTCGGCCCGACGATGCTGGTCCATCGCGCGGCGCCCAGCTGAAGGTCGATGCCGTGCAGCACCTCGGTGCTGCCGAGCGTGGCGCTCAAGCCGCGTGCCTCGATCGCGGGAATGCGGCCGCTCATGCCACGCCTCGCCGCGCGCTGCGCCTGTGCATCAGCCACAGCAGATAGCTGCCGCCGAGCACGGCGGTGAGCACGCCCACCGGCAGTTCCTGCGGGGCAATGAGCCAGCGCGCGGCGAGGTCGGCGGACATCAGCAGCAGTCCGCCCATGCCCGTCGACAACACGATCAATCCGGCATGCGTGGTCTTGACCACCGAGCGCACCAGGTGCGGCGAAGCCAGCCCCACGAAAGCGATCAGGCCGGTCTGCGCCACAGCGGCGCCGGTGGCCAACGCGAGCACAACCACCAGCGCGGCGCGCATGGCGCCCAGCGGCAAGCCCAGGCTCCTTGCGGTCGCTTCTCCGAGCGAAAGGCCGTCGAGCACCGGTGCAAGCGCCCAGCCCAGCAACAGGCACACCAAGCCCACTGCCGCCATGACAGCACAAGCGCTCCAGCCTACCAACCCCGTGCTGCCGAGAATGAAGCCCTGGATGGCCTGCAGGACATCGGCCGAGGCGATGGTGATCAGGTCCTTGGCGGCGCCGAGCACCACGCCGACGATCACGCCCGCCAGCAGCAGCCGAAGCGTCTGCTGCACGCCGCGCGCGAGCACCAGCGTGAGCATGACTGCGAGCACCGCCCCCACGAAAGCCGCGCCGGTAAGGCCAAGGCGCAATGCCCATTGCATGTTTGCGACCGAGCCGCCGAACAGCATGAGCGCCACTGCCACGCCAAGCGAAGCGCCCGAGGCGCTGCCGAGCAGATAAGGGTCGGCGAGCGGATTGCGGAACAAACCTTGTGCCACCGCGCCCGCAAGCCCGAGCAGCGCGCCCGCGAGCCAGGCGCCCAGCGTGCGCGGCAGCCGGATGTCCCACACGATCTGCAGTGCCACCGGATCGCGCCATGCCGCCAGCAGGCTTTCGAAGCCGGTGCTGCCGATGCCCAGCCCGATCAGCGCGAACACAATGCCCAAGCCGAGCAAGGCAATGCCGAAGAACCAGACCCTGCGCTGATGGTGCGTGTGCATGAAGAATTCTTGCGGCTTTTCAGCCGGCCTTTTCCGCCAGGCAGCGTGCCATCAACCGCGCAGCCTCGTCCATACGCGGGCCGGGGCGCACGAGCACGTCCGACTCGTCGGCGCTGAAGCGGCAGATGCGGCCTTCGCGCACCGCACGGATGCCGCCCCAGCCCGGGCGCTGTTCCAGCCCCTGCGCGCTGCGCACGCTGACCATGATGAGATCGGGATTGGCGCGCACCACGTATTCGGGGTTGAGCTTGGGAAACGGCCCGAGCGACGCCGGCACGATGTTCTTCGCACCCAGCCGCGTGAGCGTTTCGCCGATGAACGACGACTCGCCGGCCGCGAACGGCGCGCTGTTGACCTCGAAGTACACGCGCAGGCCCTTCGCGCGGTCGGGCAGCGATTGCGCCGCAGCCGACACGCTGGCGTCGATCACGCGCCACACGTTCGGCGCCTCGCGGGTGCCAAGCACCTGGTCGAGCTTGCCGAGCACGCGCCGCACGTCGGCATGGCTCTTGGGTTCGAGCACCACCACCTTGAGGCCGAGCGCTTCGAGCCGCTGCGTCACGCGGGACGACTTGGCAAGCAGCACCGCGTCGGGCCGCAGCGCCACGATGGCCTCGACATTGGGGTCGAGCCCCCCGCCCAGCTGCGGCAACGCGCGCACCGCACTCGGCGAATTGGAATAGTTGTCGACACCCACCAGCCGCGAGCAGGCACCGAGCGCGCAGACCCCTTCGGTCAACGACGGCAGCAGCGTGACGATGCGCTGCGGCGGCTGCGGCAGCGTCACGGCGACGCCGCGCTCGTCCGTTACTTCAAGAGCGTGCGCGGCCAGCGAAAGAACACCAAGGCCGAGTACGGCGGAAAAAAATCGAATCCAGTGCTTCATCTTCATGCGGCAGGCGCCTTCAAGGTCAACGGCAGCCCGGCCGCCATCAGCGTGACGCGATGGCATGCGGCCGCCACTTCCTGGTTCATGCGGCCCAGCGTATCGACGAAGGCACGCGTTTCCCGGCCGAGCGGAATCACGCCCAGCCCGATTTCGTTGCCAACCAGCACCACCGGCCCGCGCGCCTCTCGCAGCGCGATGAGCAGCATGGCGACGTGCGCCGCGGGCGTGCGCGTGGCCGGCTTGGCGCCCTCGGAGCGCAGCGGCATCAGCAAATTGGTAAGCCAGAGCGTGAGGCAGTCGACCACCACCAGCGTTTCGGGCGCACTCTCGGAGACGATGGCGCGCGCCAGTTCCACCGGCTCTTCCACGGTGCGCATGGCTGGCACGCGCCGGGCGCGGTCGGCCTGGTGGCGCGCGATGCGCTCGCGCATCTCGTCGTCGAAGGCTTGGGCGGTGGCTATGAGCACGGCGCGCCGCGCAGCGGGCGCCTCGGCCATCCAGTCGATGGCGCGCTGCTCGGCGCGGCGCGACTTGCCGCTCTTCTGGCCCCCGAGGATGAATTCATGCGCAATGGTCATGGGCATCTTTCTTCCTTTCGGGGTTGCCGGCGGCAAAGCGTGCTTAGTGCGGCGTCCACTTCAGGCCGATGTAGGCGTTGCGGCCGCCGGTGGCGTAGCCGCGTGCCAGCGTGTAGTCCTTGTCGCCCACATTGTCGACGCGCGCCACCAGGCCGATGTCGCGCGTGATCTGCGTGCTGGCCACGAGGTTAAGCACGGTATAGCCGCTCAGCGTGCGGGTGTTGGCCGCGTCGTCGAAGCGCTTGCTCGACGATTGCACCTCGGCGCCCAGTGTCCAGCCGGCAATGCGCCAGTCGGCGCCCAGCGTGCCGTGGCGGCGCGCGCGGCGTGCGAGCAGGTTGTCGGTTTCCAGGTCGCGCGG from Variovorax paradoxus includes these protein-coding regions:
- a CDS encoding FecCD family ABC transporter permease translates to MHTHHQRRVWFFGIALLGLGIVFALIGLGIGSTGFESLLAAWRDPVALQIVWDIRLPRTLGAWLAGALLGLAGAVAQGLFRNPLADPYLLGSASGASLGVAVALMLFGGSVANMQWALRLGLTGAAFVGAVLAVMLTLVLARGVQQTLRLLLAGVIVGVVLGAAKDLITIASADVLQAIQGFILGSTGLVGWSACAVMAAVGLVCLLLGWALAPVLDGLSLGEATARSLGLPLGAMRAALVVVLALATGAAVAQTGLIAFVGLASPHLVRSVVKTTHAGLIVLSTGMGGLLLMSADLAARWLIAPQELPVGVLTAVLGGSYLLWLMHRRSARRGVA
- a CDS encoding aminotransferase class I/II-fold pyridoxal phosphate-dependent enzyme; this encodes MTLDRTTPTHALHGGPDEAGAARHDFSTNGNAAGPCPAVLAALRAADAAHYPDPAYTSLRRTLAVFHGVAAERVVIAASASEFIHRISAAWAQGGGLEACLPLHSYGDYERAASAWGLQVLRTAEPRGKPALRWCCEPSSPLGQADLVPHMDTVDACVLDMAYEPLRLEGRASFDAAQRDRVWQLWTPNKAMGLTGVRAAYAIAPEKDQAAALNQRIEQLSPSWPIGVHGVALLETWVGDEAQAWLAQSLNTLRAWKARQRTLCESLGWECLPSDANFFCARTDVPYPKLASALRAEGVKLRDCASFGLPGHVRLGVLPPQSQQALKEAWTRAAEAAEH
- a CDS encoding ABC transporter substrate-binding protein; protein product: MKMKHWIRFFSAVLGLGVLSLAAHALEVTDERGVAVTLPQPPQRIVTLLPSLTEGVCALGACSRLVGVDNYSNSPSAVRALPQLGGGLDPNVEAIVALRPDAVLLAKSSRVTQRLEALGLKVVVLEPKSHADVRRVLGKLDQVLGTREAPNVWRVIDASVSAAAQSLPDRAKGLRVYFEVNSAPFAAGESSFIGETLTRLGAKNIVPASLGPFPKLNPEYVVRANPDLIMVSVRSAQGLEQRPGWGGIRAVREGRICRFSADESDVLVRPGPRMDEAARLMARCLAEKAG
- a CDS encoding LrgB family protein, translating into MTAPAKLSEIWVFLAQSPLLWLSLTLLAYLGALWLHKRSGSRPLVNPVLVSVVVIVTVLLVTRTPYDTYFEGAKFVHFLIGPATVALAVPLYGQLARLRRLWLPIGVALLVGSVAAIVSAIGIAWVLGGSHELMMSLAPKSATMPIAMGVAEKIGGLPSLAAVAAAVAGISGAIMATGLLNLLRIKEPAVRGFAVGMAAHGIGTARAIQVNETAGAFSALALGLNGIATALLVPLLVKLLGVF
- the cbiB gene encoding adenosylcobinamide-phosphate synthase CbiB — encoded protein: MAAAAVLWLALAIDRWLGEPAARWHPVVWVGHYLGWFGSRLAPLAADARPRDLPLFLKGALVWCVGALVVGAMALTVQATALLWLPGWATAVVLAFALKPLFAWRMLRNEVLAVEAALAVSLEAGRAQLARLVSRDVSILSESEVRESAIESLAENLNDSLVAPLFWFVLLGLPGAAVYRFANTADAMWGYRGERGGRDWTWFGKWAARADDVLSWLPARLTVLLLALAARRWPRGLALEARRTPSPNSGWPLAAMALLLGVRLAKPGVYALNAEGRRAEAADTQRAAQLGGRAALALAACASLAIFAIARSA
- a CDS encoding ABC transporter ATP-binding protein; translation: MSGRIPAIEARGLSATLGSTEVLHGIDLQLGAARWTSIVGPNGAGKSTLLKALAGLLPHRGEVFLFGEPAARVPGRTRAQRLSWLGQSGAAGEGSADDLMVYDIAMLGRLPHQRWLAAPSAEDREAVERALRSTQAWEWRERPLGQLSGGERQRVLMARALAVEAELLLMDEPLANLDPPHQADWMQTARALVAEGRTVVSVLHELPMALAADELVVMNHGRVVHHGGSSDPATHAALEQVFDHRIRVHRVADQWIALPN
- the cobO gene encoding cob(I)yrinic acid a,c-diamide adenosyltransferase, which produces MQIETPPSDKPYDKPEGERRGIVIVNTGDGKGKSTAAFGLALRAHGRGKAVKIYQFMKVPSARFGEHRMFEQIGIPIEGLGDGFSWKSQDLERSGQLARDGWEKARAAILSGEFFLVVLDEITYPLIYGWLPLEGVLQTLRERPKHVHVVLTGRRCPPEIVELADTVTDMTMVKHAFKAGIPAQRGIED
- a CDS encoding CidA/LrgA family protein → MLYAITTLFLCQLAGELLVQWLSLPIPGPLIGMLLLFVALLVRGAVPEALSETSGHLLRNLMLLFIPAVTGVMLHFERVGREWLPFLAAGIVGAAFTMTVTALTLRWMIRITGKEAE
- the cobU gene encoding bifunctional adenosylcobinamide kinase/adenosylcobinamide-phosphate guanylyltransferase, which encodes MPMTIAHEFILGGQKSGKSRRAEQRAIDWMAEAPAARRAVLIATAQAFDDEMRERIARHQADRARRVPAMRTVEEPVELARAIVSESAPETLVVVDCLTLWLTNLLMPLRSEGAKPATRTPAAHVAMLLIALREARGPVVLVGNEIGLGVIPLGRETRAFVDTLGRMNQEVAAACHRVTLMAAGLPLTLKAPAA